A segment of the uncultured Desulfobulbus sp. genome:
GCACTACCGAACGGGTATACTGTGCACCAAAATGGCGAGGGTTCTTTTTCGATAATTTTTCTACAACCTCAAGTGCAGGCTCATACTGGCCATCCGCCATTAAACAATATGCCTGCAGATAGGCGCCTTCGTCCGTGAGAGGAGCCACAATCGCCACATATCTGAGCGCCTCTGCCAGACTTCCCTTGTGGAGGTAGGCATTTCCCAAAAGCAGATAGGCGTTTACCTTCTCAAAAGGCTCCAACTTTTTTCCTAACTCTATGGCCTGGTCGTACTGCCCTGTCTGCAAAAACAGTTTTCCCGCCATTTCCAAGGCCATGCTGTTCGCAGGCTGCAACTCCATGCATCGTTTCAAGCTCTCTAAGGCGAGGACTTTCTGCCCGAGACTTTCATAGACATTTGCCAGCCCCCAGAATGCTGCAAAGGAGGCTTTATTTTTTACGATTGCCTCTTTGAACAAAATTACAGCCTCGTTCATCTGCCCCATTGCGAAGGCAATGGTGCCAGCATTGATATAGGCTACAGTGAAATTCTTGTTCAGCTCAATGCATTTGCGATAACACTCCATGGCCTGGGCATATTCCTTCTGATCAAAGTAGATCTTTCCCAGGATGTTCCACGGATAAGGGTGAATGGGTGCTTTCGCTATGGCCTGCCTGCATCGTTTTTTCGCTTCACTATGTTTTTTTTCATTGTGAAGCATGACTGCATCGACGGAATCAAGATAGAACGAATCAGCCTTGTGTTGCCTGGCCTGCTGCAGATGGTCACGCGCCTGAACGCGTTGACCGTGAAGCGCGAGATACAGGCTTTTCAGCGCATGACCATTGCCATTTTCCGGATGCGATTTGAGCAATGCTGTTGCAAGCACCCCTGCCTGTTCAACATTGCCATCAACAAGGGCCTGTTGCATCTGCTCTTCAAGGGTCACCGGAGATTGGGCGAAAGAGGTGGGGAGAGTTCCAGCATCATCAACGTCTACCATCTGCAAGGTCACGGCGGAACCTTCTGCACCAAGCGTCCAAGTAATGAGAACGATAATTAACGATAGGAACATGCGAAATTTGTGGATCCTTGGCTGTCTCATTTTGCGCTCTCCTCCAACTTGTCCGCGTCGACGGTTCTGTATTGATGCACTTCCTTGAAGTGTTTGCCTGCTCAAAAAAAAAGGCAAGCATTTTCATGCTTGCCCTTTCTAAAGATGAAACCTGAGAATCAGGATCTTCTCATTCTGCCAACTCCAGCCAACCCGGCAAGTCCTACCCCGAAGAGTAACATGGTGGTGGGTTCAGGAATGGGGTTGTCGCAACGAACACCGTTGAGCGTCCACTCTGCAGAAGCCGTGGAGCCATCATCACCATAGGCATCCACACGGAAAAGATTGGCGCCCAATGCGAGCGTGTAGCCGAGGGAAAAGTTGCCCAAACCATCGGTGGCATAGTCAGCCAGGACAGTTCCATCAGGCAGGGTAACGTCGATGTGATCAAGCCCGACCAGGTTCCCGCTGGTTCCGGAAAAGATGCCTACCAAGGCACTCAGATCTGCACCGACATACATACCGTAATCGTCAGCATTCCCATAAGTATCGTCAACACCATTGACCACCGCCTTCAACGCAGCATCAGAGACATACGGTCCCATTCCAACGGAATGAATGGCATCTACCTTTCCAGAAGCCATTGCTGTGTCGGCAGCATTGTCAGCGGAAGTTATATCTGACTCACCATCAGACATGACAACCATGGCCTGGATCCTGCTGGCATCCGCTGCCCCTGCAAGGACAGATGCTCCCTGTGCAACCCCAGCGTGAATGGCAGTTCCACCGGATGCGTCAACGCTATTGATGGCGCTATTCACCGCGGTGTTGGTGCCGTCAAGCGGTGTCAGCCCAATGACGGTGGAAGTATAGGAATCAAATTGAACGATACCAACAGAGGTGGTGGCCTGGGGAAGGGCAGCAACAAGTGCCAAGGCAGCATTCCGCTGTGCGATCTGTCCCGCGGTATACATGCTCCCGGAAGAATCCATGACCAAGACAAGGTCAAGGCCGCTACCGCCAACTTGGCCCTGACCAGCGGCCTGGCCGGTCAAGGTAACAGCGGTTCCAACGCAGTACGAAGAGCCGTCCGGCGGAGAAATCCATGCAGCGGAAGTGGCAGCCTGTGCACCGGAGTTGAGCAACGCGGTGGTAGAAAGAGCGAGTGCGCTGAGAAGTAGAGTCTTTTTCATACTGTTTCCCTCCTGAATGTAAGTTGAGCAACTAAAATCTTAAGCTTTCTTTGCAAAACATGATCCTTTTTTCACGAACGTTGAGATAAAGAAACAACATCTTGATTTTATTGACAAAAATAATGAGGATGTTCGTCAACCGAGGAACTTGACTTTCCAGAGAAGTTCGAAAAAGCGGAAGAGCTCTGAATATCAACAATGCTGAATTTTTTTTTGCAAAAAATAGAGGGTGTTACCTGCACGCGACCAGACCAGTCAACGATCCGGAAATGAGGAAATCTAAGACAACGTTTCCTGCAGGGTAAGGGCCTGTTTGGTCATCGCAACATTGTGCACCCGTACATAGGAGGCGCCCTGCTGCAGGCACCATCCGGAAATTAACGCTGTGCCAAAGTCGCGTTCCCCAACGCCAACGCCCAACAACTGTCCCAAAAACGATTTTCTCGAATGACCAACAAGCAGAGGGGAGCCAATTTGTCGTAAAACCTTAATATTTCGAAGGAGCAGAAGATTATGCTCCATGGTTTTTCCAAATCCTATTCCCGGATCGAGAATAACCCGCGATCGGAAGACGCCTTGGTTTTCAAGCCATTGCAAACGTTCTGCAAAGAAGGCCTCAACCTCTGCAACAACATCAAAATACTGAGGATTTACTTGCATGTTACCCGGCGTTCCCTGCATGTGCATGAGCACCACCTGCCCGGAGAACGATTGCACCACCTCGATCATAGCCGGATCATGGCGGAGGGCGGATATGTCGTTGATCATGGTGGCCCCGGCGGCTATGGATTCCTTGGCGACCAAGGCCTTGGTGGTATCGATGGAGATGGGTATACCGCTCATCTCACGAATTTTCCGGATAGCCGGAATAACTCGTTGAAGTTCTTCGTCGGCGCTGACCGGCTCGGCAAAGGGCCGGGTGGATTCGCCGCCGACATCGATGATATCGGCCCCTTCGCTGATCAACTGATGGATACGCTTTTCAAGCGCTACCTGACTCAACCATTTGCCGCCATCGGAAAAGGAGTCGGGAGTGACATTGAGAATGCCCATAATTTTCATCTGGATTCCTCCATAAAAAATGGGCTGCCCTCATATCCTGAAGACAACCCATGGTTTCATCTTGTAACGCAGTCGTGCGTCGCACCTGTCGAACATCCCTTTCACTCAAGAGGTTCTCCAAACAATAACGCGGGCATGGCCCGCTCCTACAAACCATCCTCAGACTGTAGGAGCAGGCCATGCCCGCGAAAAATGAGGTAATTGAACCTTCAGATTTTCCTTGCCCCGCCTGTATGGAGGCGTGGCCAGTAAACCTGGAAAAACCTAAAATTTATGCACGTACCACCAATGCTCAGCTTGAAAAGACGAGATCTCTCCCGTTGGTCGAGATGACATCCGGGTTGGGTGACTCGCCCCCGAAAGAGCGGCAATATCGATATCATTCCGAACAAACGTGATAAATCTCAAGAGGTAATCCCACAGCTGATGTTCAGTGGTAATCAGGAATAGTTATGCGACCGTAGTTTCCTCGGCCTCGATGACCTCGCCGCCACCACGTAACTCATTAATAATTCGTTCCATATCCTCGAGCATGATGGTTTCTTTTTCCAACAGTTCGTCGGCAATGGCCTTGAGAATATCCATGTTCTCCTGGAGCAGATTGGTCACCCGATCATTGGCCTCGATGATGATCTGTTTGACCGCGGCATCGATCTTTTGGGCGGTGTCTTCACTGTAGTCGCGATGCTGGGCTATCTCGCGCCCGAGGAAGATATGCTCCTCCTTCTTGCCGTAGGCGAGCGGCCCAAGGTCTTCGCTCATGCCCCATTCGCAAACCATCTTGCGCGCCAACTGGCTGGCCCGCTCGATATCGTTGCCCGCGCCGGTGGTGATCTCGTCAAAGACCAGTTTTTCCGCCACCCGGCCGCCAAAGAGAATGGCGATCGAGTTAAGGAGGAAGCCCTTGGCATGGGTGTATTTTTCATCCATGGGCAGCTGCATGGTCAGGCCGAGGGCCCTGCCGCGGGGAATGATGGTCACCTTGTGGATCGGATCGGTGCCGGGCAGGAGCTTGGCCACCAGGGCATGACCGGCCTCGTGATAGGCGGTGATCTCCTTTTCCTTGGGGCTGATGATCATGGACTTGCGCTCGGCGCCCATCATCACCTTGTCCTTGGCCCGCTCGAGCATGGCCGCGTCGACCATGTCCCTGTTATCTCGAGCGGCCATCAAGGCCGCCTCGTTGACCAGGTTCTCCAGATCAGCGCCGGAGAATCCGGGCGTACCGCGGGCAATGACCGCCATGTCGACGTCATCGGCCAGCTTGGTCTTTTTGCCGTAAATCTCGAGAATCTTTTCCCGGCCTTTGACATCCGGCACCGGAACTACCACCTGACGGTCGAATCGACCGGGGCGAAGCAGAGCCGGATCGAGGACATCGGGGCGGTTGGTGGCGGCGATGATAATCACCCCGTCATTGCCTTCAAAGCCGTCCATCTCAACCAACAGCTGGTTCAGGGTCTGCTCGCGCTCGTCATGGCCGCCGCCCAGACCGGCGCCGCGATGACGGCCCACTGCATCGATCTCGTCGATAAAGATGATGCACGGCGCATGCTTTTTGCCCTGGGCGAAGAGATCACGCACCCGGGAGGCGCCCACGCCGACAAACATCTCGACAAAATCAGAACCGGAAATGGTGAAAAAGGGCACGCCGGCCTCACCGGCAATGGCCCGGGCAAGCAGGGTCTTGCCGGTTCCCGGAGATCCGGCGAGCAGCACGCCTTTGGGAATGCGGCCGCCGAGTTTGGTGAACTTTTGTGGATCACGGAGAAAATCGATGATTTCCTCAAGCTCTTCCTTGGCCTCGTCGATACCTGCCACATCCTTGAAGGTGACCTTGACCTCCCCCTCGCCCTGCAGTTTTGCACGGGTCTTGCCGAAGGAAAGTGCTCCGCCCTTGCCGCCCATCTGCATCTGACGCATGAAAAAAATCCATACACCGATCAGGAGCAGCATCGGGAACCAGGAAATGAAAATAGTGAGATACCAAGGGGTTTCTTCAGGTTTTTTCACCAAGATATCAACATCGGAATCCCTCAGCATGGGGATGAGTCCGGCGTCGTCAGGGGCCACGGTCTTGAAGGGACGTCCATCCTGCCCCACTCCGGAGATCTCTTCCCCCTGAATGCTGACCTTGTTGATCGCCCCCTTCTCCACGCTTGACCAGAATTCGCTGTAGGTGATGGAATGGCTCTGGCTCTGCGGCTTGTTGAACAGCTGGAACAACAGGATCATGGTGAGCCCGATGACCAGCCACATGCTTAGGTTTTTATAGAAGGTATTCAAATATCCTCTCCAAAAAATCGTCGTGAAAGTAGGTGCGCCCAAGCGGGCGCATCTCCATTTTTTCTATTGGATAACCTACATTAACATCGATTTTGCGTCAGTCAATGTTCTTTGCGAACTCCTGGATAGTCTTGACCCCGACTTCCTTGTTGCCCAGGGATTCCATGGCCAAAACCGTGGCCAAACCGCCGGTAATGGTCGTGGTGTAGGGGATGTGGTAATCCAGGGCAGCCCGGCGGATAATGTAACTGTCCTCCGTGGTGCGGTTGCCGGCCGAGGTGTTGAGAATCCACTGCACCTCGTTATCCTGAATTTTATCTAGAATATGTGGCCGTCCCTGGGAAATCTTGTTCACCTCGCTGCAGGCGATGCCACTCTCCTTGAGCTTGGCTGCCGTGCCTTTGGTGGCAATGATGGTAAATCCCAGGGCCTCCAGGCGGCGAACAACCGGGACCACCGCGTCCTTGTCACCATGACGCACGCTGATAAAGGCGGTGCCCTTCTGCGGAACCTGAATATTGGAGGCCATCTGCGATTTGGCGAGCGCCAGACCGAGATCGTCGTCAATCCCCATGACCTCGCCGGTGGATTTCATCTCCGGGCCGAGCAGAGTGTCAACGTTCTGGAACCGGTCAAAGGGGAAGACCGCCTCTTTCACCGCCCAGTGGGGCAATGTTTTCTCCTTGGTGAAACCCAATGCTTCAAGGCTCATGCCCAGCATCACCTTGGTGGCGATCTTGGCAAGCGGCACGCCGGTGGCCTTGGAGACAAAAGGCACGGTCCGCGAGGCACGCGGGTTGACCTCAAGCACAAAGAGGGTGCTGCCCTGGACTGCAAACTGGACATTCATCAGGCCGATAACACCGAGCTCCATGGCCATGGCCTTGGTGGCCTCGGTGATTTCCTCGATCATGTTTGCCGGCAGGGTATGGGGCGGCAGGA
Coding sequences within it:
- a CDS encoding tetratricopeptide repeat protein, which produces MRQPRIHKFRMFLSLIIVLITWTLGAEGSAVTLQMVDVDDAGTLPTSFAQSPVTLEEQMQQALVDGNVEQAGVLATALLKSHPENGNGHALKSLYLALHGQRVQARDHLQQARQHKADSFYLDSVDAVMLHNEKKHSEAKKRCRQAIAKAPIHPYPWNILGKIYFDQKEYAQAMECYRKCIELNKNFTVAYINAGTIAFAMGQMNEAVILFKEAIVKNKASFAAFWGLANVYESLGQKVLALESLKRCMELQPANSMALEMAGKLFLQTGQYDQAIELGKKLEPFEKVNAYLLLGNAYLHKGSLAEALRYVAIVAPLTDEGAYLQAYCLMADGQYEPALEVVEKLSKKNPRHFGAQYTRSVVRLYLGMAGDDSPSSVDSLTVAQQHLLRFSSGCQALSQHHFDAAYQAFADSGQKAAGFALFGIDEGQFASVVSPQEAKYVDLAVLYLSEQLYSLSLQQLKKAADVNKQSLLARYLSAQVFLRKGDRSQAKQYMQNSIKIMPSFFSALYALGEINFSEGNFDAAAEYYQQAARVHDDAGVLIRLGLYFEHTGNVGAAVAQYKKVVAIAPEYYVGYNQLAWLYAKKGLELDTAMLLAQKANTLQPGNASVLDTIGWILFQKKQYADSVPYFEKALRISSNSPTFHYHLGRVFLAMGKEEAGREEFKRALSLSSNFEEADEVKKLLDASSKK
- a CDS encoding VWA domain-containing protein; the protein is MKKTLLLSALALSTTALLNSGAQAATSAAWISPPDGSSYCVGTAVTLTGQAAGQGQVGGSGLDLVLVMDSSGSMYTAGQIAQRNAALALVAALPQATTSVGIVQFDSYTSTVIGLTPLDGTNTAVNSAINSVDASGGTAIHAGVAQGASVLAGAADASRIQAMVVMSDGESDITSADNAADTAMASGKVDAIHSVGMGPYVSDAALKAVVNGVDDTYGNADDYGMYVGADLSALVGIFSGTSGNLVGLDHIDVTLPDGTVLADYATDGLGNFSLGYTLALGANLFRVDAYGDDGSTASAEWTLNGVRCDNPIPEPTTMLLFGVGLAGLAGVGRMRRS
- the folP gene encoding dihydropteroate synthase yields the protein MKIMGILNVTPDSFSDGGKWLSQVALEKRIHQLISEGADIIDVGGESTRPFAEPVSADEELQRVIPAIRKIREMSGIPISIDTTKALVAKESIAAGATMINDISALRHDPAMIEVVQSFSGQVVLMHMQGTPGNMQVNPQYFDVVAEVEAFFAERLQWLENQGVFRSRVILDPGIGFGKTMEHNLLLLRNIKVLRQIGSPLLVGHSRKSFLGQLLGVGVGERDFGTALISGWCLQQGASYVRVHNVAMTKQALTLQETLS
- the ftsH gene encoding ATP-dependent zinc metalloprotease FtsH, producing MNTFYKNLSMWLVIGLTMILLFQLFNKPQSQSHSITYSEFWSSVEKGAINKVSIQGEEISGVGQDGRPFKTVAPDDAGLIPMLRDSDVDILVKKPEETPWYLTIFISWFPMLLLIGVWIFFMRQMQMGGKGGALSFGKTRAKLQGEGEVKVTFKDVAGIDEAKEELEEIIDFLRDPQKFTKLGGRIPKGVLLAGSPGTGKTLLARAIAGEAGVPFFTISGSDFVEMFVGVGASRVRDLFAQGKKHAPCIIFIDEIDAVGRHRGAGLGGGHDEREQTLNQLLVEMDGFEGNDGVIIIAATNRPDVLDPALLRPGRFDRQVVVPVPDVKGREKILEIYGKKTKLADDVDMAVIARGTPGFSGADLENLVNEAALMAARDNRDMVDAAMLERAKDKVMMGAERKSMIISPKEKEITAYHEAGHALVAKLLPGTDPIHKVTIIPRGRALGLTMQLPMDEKYTHAKGFLLNSIAILFGGRVAEKLVFDEITTGAGNDIERASQLARKMVCEWGMSEDLGPLAYGKKEEHIFLGREIAQHRDYSEDTAQKIDAAVKQIIIEANDRVTNLLQENMDILKAIADELLEKETIMLEDMERIINELRGGGEVIEAEETTVA